The following are from one region of the Sorghum bicolor cultivar BTx623 chromosome 2, Sorghum_bicolor_NCBIv3, whole genome shotgun sequence genome:
- the LOC8062033 gene encoding outer envelope pore protein 16-3, chloroplastic/mitochondrial produces MEGSNLKGLVDDEIVMKTGKAAGIGLAFGGVFGALNSMLHDGPQVGSNVKYPQLIRTTKVCGHYAANLAVVGATFVGVEQALARYRMKKDIINGAAAGFAAGAVLGFRVRSFRTAFFSGSALALTSVLLDVTGMKITDEEEKGNH; encoded by the exons ATGGAGGGTTCTAACTTGAAAGGTTTGGTGgatgatgaaattgtcatgaAGACGGGCAAGGCTGCAGGCATCGGTTTAGCTTTTGGCGGTGTGTTTGGTGCACTAAATTCTATGCTGCATGATGGGCCTCAGGTTGGCAGTAATGTCAAGTATCCCCAGCTGATCAGAACTACCAAGGTGTGTGGGCATTATGCAGCAAACTTAGCGGTTGTTGGAGCTACATTTGTAGGCGTCGAGCAGGCTCTTGCAAGATACAGGATGAAGAAGGACATCATTAATGGTGCTGCTGCTGGTTTTGCTGCTGGTGCTGTTTTGGGTTTCAGAG TTAGGAGCTTCCGGACAGCATTCTTTTCAGGGTCTGCACTCGCCTTGACATCTGTACTGCTGGATGTCACCGGAATGAAAATTActgatgaagaagaaaaaggcaaCCACTAG
- the LOC8063469 gene encoding rhodanese-like domain-containing protein 9, chloroplastic produces the protein MAVVGAFSPLRGSWIAVRIRQGGKPAGISLLSPTRRRRNCAAVVRAEVSFVGADEAKRLVDEEGYTVLDIRDRTQRERAHIKSSTHVPLFIENQDNDIGTIVKRQLHNNFAGLFFGLPFTKLNPDFARTVKDKFSPESKVLVVCQEGLRSAAAADALEKEGFQNIACITSGLQTVKPGTFESVGKSELQNAGKAGLVTIQGKISVVLGTVLISAYLFITFFPDQAEKLFDLAGISL, from the exons ATGGCAGTGGTTGGCGCTTTTTCCCCTCTCAG AGGTTCTTGGATAGCTGTGAGGATCAGGCAGGGTGGGAAACCTGCAGGGATCAGCCTCCTGTCTCCaacaaggaggaggaggaactgCGCGGCAGTGGTTCGGGCGGAGGTGAGCTTCGTGGGCGCCGACGAGGCGAAGAGGCTGGTGGACGAGGAGGGCTACACGGTGCTGGACATCAGGGACAGGACGCAGCGCGAGAGGGCACACATCAAGTCCTCTACCCATGTGCCTCTCTTCATTGAGAACCAAGACAACGACATTG GGACCATCGTGAAGCGCCAGCTGCACAACAACTTCGCGGGGCTCTTCTTCGGTCTGCCCTTCACCAAGCTCAACCCGGATTTCGCCAGGACAGTCAAGGACAAGTTCTCGCCGGAGAGCAAGGTGCTGGTTGTCTGCCAGGAAGGTCTCAG GTCAGCAGCCGCTGCAGATGCGCTGGAGAAAGAAGGTTTCCAAAATATTGCGTGCATTACGTCAGGTCTTCAGACAGTGAAGCCAG GAACGTTTGAATCTGTCGGAAAAAGTGAGCTGCAGAATGCGGGGAAAGCTGGTCTTGTCACCATCCAAGGGAAGATTTCAGTAGTCCTTGGGACTGTACTGATCA GTGCCTATCTGTTTATAACATTCTTCCCTGACCAGGCTGAGAAGCTTTTTGACTTGGCTGGCATCAGTTTGTGA
- the LOC8063470 gene encoding 30S ribosomal protein 2, chloroplastic codes for MATAISSLVTPPALHRRCLSPASVSVSAPIRISFRAAAASQAWRRGLALRVSASSAVLEAPEVVAARKLYVGNVPRTVTNDELRDMFAAHGTVERAEVMYDKYTNRSRRFGFVTMSTVEEANAAVEALNGTEVGGRKIKVNVTESFLPNIDRSAPESEPVFVDSQYKVYVGNLAKNVTTEVLKNFFSEKGKILSATVSHIPGTSKSKGYGFVTFSSEEEVEAAVATFNNAELEGQPIRVNRA; via the exons ATGGCGACCGCCATTTCCTCTCTAGTAACTCCTCCAGCCCTCCACCGCCGCTGCCTAAGCCCTgcctccgtctccgtctccgccCCTATCCGTATCTCCTTCCGGGCCGCCGCGGCGTCTCAGGCGTGGCGCCGGGGCTTGGCGCTGCGGGTGTCAGCCTCCTCGGCGGTGCTCGAGGCGCCAGAGGTGGTGGCGGCGCGGAAGCTCTACGTTGGAAATGTCCCCAGGACCGTCACCAATGACGAGCTCCGCGACATGTTCGCCGCGCACGGCACCGTTGAGCGGGCCGAG GTTATGTACGACAAGTATACCAATCGCAGCCGACGGTTTGGGTTTGTCACGATGAGCACTGTGGAAGAGGCCAATGCTGCAGTAGAGGCTCTCAATGGGACT GAGGTTGGTGGTAGAAAAATTAAAGTGAATGTCACAGAGAGCTTCTTACCGAACATTGACCGATCAGCACCTGAATCGGaacctgtatttgtggatagtCAGTACAAGGTTTATGTTGGTAATCTTGCGAAGAATGTAACAACGGAAGTTCTTAAAAACTTCTTCTCTGAAAAGGGGAAGATCCTCAGTGCAACAGTCTCCCACATTCCGGGGACCTCGAAGTCAAAGGGGTATGGCTTTGTCACATTCTCTTCTGAGGAAGAAGTTGAAGCTGCTGTTGCTACTTTCAATAACGCG GAATTGGAAGGACAACCCATCCGTGTGAATAGAGCTTAG
- the LOC8062034 gene encoding DNA topoisomerase 6 subunit B isoform X2 encodes MDTSDDEATAAAAETKKKTPKAAAAKGKATGKGKAAAGPKASAKESSLLKQKSPAEFFAENKNIAGFDNPGKSLYTTLRELVENALDSAESISELPDIEITIEEITRTKYNTMIGLVERQRVDEALYDDFESEKDREKRLAKEARFQEIQAKNAALGKKVKEAPSVRGKGRGEAVLFKVTCKDNGRGMPHDDIPNMLGRVLSGTKYGLRQTRGKFGLGAKMALIWSKMSTGLPIEIKSSMKGQNYTSFCRLDIDIHKNIPHVHLHEKRENKTNWHGAEIEVIIEGNWTTHRSKILHYMRQMAVITPYAQFLFKFLSDAADKNLTIKFARRTDVMPPVPLQTKHHPSAVDLLLIKGEMGPDFSPKMTVKSLTSQQLVRIHQLFRQAKFDDPSGNCLSPAGEYNLRLGIIKELHPDMVATHASSPQVFEGHPFIVEAGISIGGKDVKQGINIFRFANRIPLLFEQGADVITRTATKRMVWSSYKINQHQDKIGVFVSIVSTKIPFKGTGKEYIGDDITEISSAVKSALKQCCLQLKSKIVKKLQARERQDRKRNLNRYIPDVARAIMETLVEIADQSPPKRPRYDKEDEELLEKVNSQEVTEMTFRDCLTQHVEQVDYEMALDYAMQSGVSEEPREAIYLNSLEGSYKFVDLQSPVFVFRFVP; translated from the exons ATGGacacctccgacgacgaggctaCTGCCGCCGCTGCGGAGACCAAAAAGAAGACACCCAAGGCAGCGGCGGCCAAGGGGAAGGCGACGGGGAAGGGGAAAGCGGCTGCCGGCCCCAAGGCGTCGGCCAAGGAGAGCAGCCTCCTCAAGCAGA AATCGCCCGCCGAATTCTTTGCAGAGAACAAGAACATTGCCGGGTTTGACAAT CCTGGTAAATCCCTGTACACAACGTTGCGGGAGCTAGTTGAGAATGCCCTTGATTCCGCCGAATCCATATCAGAGCTCCCTGATATAGAGATTACAAT AGAAGAGATCACAAGGACCAAGTACAACACAATGATAGGGCTAGTGGAGCGACAGCGTGTTGACGAGGCACTATATGATGATTTTGAGTCAGAAAAGGATCGTGAG AAACGCCTGGCCAAGGAAGCACGTTTCCAAGAAATTCAAGCTAAAAACGCTGCACTTGGGAAGAAAGTTAAGGAGGCTCCATCTGTTCGAGGAAAAGGTCGGGGTGAGGCTGTACTTTTCAAAGTGACTTGCAAG GATAATGGTAGAGGTATGCCACATGATGATATCCCAAATATGCTTGGGAGAG TTTTGTCGGGCACAAAGTATGGTTTGAGGCAAACACGTGGAAAATTTGGACTTGGTGCTAAAATG GCACTTATATGGTCAAAGATGAGCACAGGACTTCCTATTGAAATTAAGTCGTCGATGAAAGGCCAGAACTATACTTCCTTCTGTCGCCTGGACATAGATATTCATAA AAATATCCCTCATGTTCATTTACATGAGAAAAGGGAGAACAAAACTAACTGGCATGGGGCAGAGATTGAAGTTATAATTGAGGGAAATTGGACAACTCATCGT TCAAAGATCCTCCATTATATGCGTCAGATGGCAGTCATCACACCATATGCTCAGTTCCTTTTTAAATTTCTATCTGATGCAGCAGA CAAAAACTTAACAATAAAGTTTGCTCGCCGGACAGATGTTATGCCTCCTGTTCCACTTCAAACAAAGCATCACCCATCTGCAGTTGATTTATTACTGATAAAAG GGGAGATGGGACCTGATTTCAGTCCAAAAATGACAGTCAAGAGCCTTACTTCTCAGCAATTAGTGCGAATACATCAATTATTTAGGCAGGCTAAGTTCGATGATCCCAGCGGCAAT TGTCTTAGTCCTGCAGGTGAATATAATTTACGCCTGGGTATCATAAAAGAGTTGCACCCTGATATGGTTGCAACACATGCAAGCAG CCCTCAGGTTTTTGAAGGTCACCCATTTATTGTTGAAGCTGGgataagcattggtggaaaagATGTTAAACAA GGTATAAACATCTTTAGGTTTGCAAACAGAATACCACTTCTTTTTGAACAAGGTGCTGACGTCATCACAAGAACTGCTACAAAAAGGATGGT TTGGAGCAGCTACAAAATTAATCAACATCAAGATAAGATTGGTGTCTTTGTGAGCATTGTAAGTACAAAGATACCTTTCAAAGGAACTGGAAAGGAGTACATTGGGGATGACATAACTGAAATATCATCTGCTGTTAAG TCAGCGCTGAAGCAGTGCTGTCTTCAACTGAAGTCTAAGATTGTGAAGAAACTTCAGGCTCGTGAGCGGCAGGACAGGAAAAGGAACCTGAACAG ATATATTCCTGACGTTGCAAGAGCGATTATGGAAACTCTGGTAGAAATTGCAGATCAATCTCCCCCAAAACGGCCACGCTATGATAAGGAAGATGAGGAACTCCTTGAGAAGGTAAATTCTCAGGAGGTGACAGAGATGACATTTAGAGACTGCTTGACTCAGCATGTTGAACAG GTCGACTATGAAATGGCGCTGGACTACGCCATGCAGAGTGGAGTAAGCGAGGAGCCCCGAGAAGCGATATATTTGAACTCACTTGAAGGATCTTACAAGTTTGTCGACTTACAAAGTCCAGTCTTCGTGTTCAGATTTGTTCCTTGA
- the LOC8062034 gene encoding DNA topoisomerase 6 subunit B isoform X1 yields the protein MDTSDDEATAAAAETKKKTPKAAAAKGKATGKGKAAAGPKASAKESSLLKQKSPAEFFAENKNIAGFDNPGKSLYTTLRELVENALDSAESISELPDIEITIEEITRTKYNTMIGLVERQRVDEALYDDFESEKDREKRLAKEARFQEIQAKNAALGKKVKEAPSVRGKGRGEAVLFKVTCKDNGRGMPHDDIPNMLGRVLSGTKYGLRQTRGKFGLGAKMALIWSKMSTGLPIEIKSSMKGQNYTSFCRLDIDIHKNIPHVHLHEKRENKTNWHGAEIEVIIEGNWTTHRSKILHYMRQMAVITPYAQFLFKFLSDAADKNLTIKFARRTDVMPPVPLQTKHHPSAVDLLLIKGLVAETTKQNLLQFLQHEFVNISKSHAERLIGEMGPDFSPKMTVKSLTSQQLVRIHQLFRQAKFDDPSGNCLSPAGEYNLRLGIIKELHPDMVATHASSPQVFEGHPFIVEAGISIGGKDVKQGINIFRFANRIPLLFEQGADVITRTATKRMVWSSYKINQHQDKIGVFVSIVSTKIPFKGTGKEYIGDDITEISSAVKSALKQCCLQLKSKIVKKLQARERQDRKRNLNRYIPDVARAIMETLVEIADQSPPKRPRYDKEDEELLEKVNSQEVTEMTFRDCLTQHVEQVDYEMALDYAMQSGVSEEPREAIYLNSLEGSYKFVDLQSPVFVFRFVP from the exons ATGGacacctccgacgacgaggctaCTGCCGCCGCTGCGGAGACCAAAAAGAAGACACCCAAGGCAGCGGCGGCCAAGGGGAAGGCGACGGGGAAGGGGAAAGCGGCTGCCGGCCCCAAGGCGTCGGCCAAGGAGAGCAGCCTCCTCAAGCAGA AATCGCCCGCCGAATTCTTTGCAGAGAACAAGAACATTGCCGGGTTTGACAAT CCTGGTAAATCCCTGTACACAACGTTGCGGGAGCTAGTTGAGAATGCCCTTGATTCCGCCGAATCCATATCAGAGCTCCCTGATATAGAGATTACAAT AGAAGAGATCACAAGGACCAAGTACAACACAATGATAGGGCTAGTGGAGCGACAGCGTGTTGACGAGGCACTATATGATGATTTTGAGTCAGAAAAGGATCGTGAG AAACGCCTGGCCAAGGAAGCACGTTTCCAAGAAATTCAAGCTAAAAACGCTGCACTTGGGAAGAAAGTTAAGGAGGCTCCATCTGTTCGAGGAAAAGGTCGGGGTGAGGCTGTACTTTTCAAAGTGACTTGCAAG GATAATGGTAGAGGTATGCCACATGATGATATCCCAAATATGCTTGGGAGAG TTTTGTCGGGCACAAAGTATGGTTTGAGGCAAACACGTGGAAAATTTGGACTTGGTGCTAAAATG GCACTTATATGGTCAAAGATGAGCACAGGACTTCCTATTGAAATTAAGTCGTCGATGAAAGGCCAGAACTATACTTCCTTCTGTCGCCTGGACATAGATATTCATAA AAATATCCCTCATGTTCATTTACATGAGAAAAGGGAGAACAAAACTAACTGGCATGGGGCAGAGATTGAAGTTATAATTGAGGGAAATTGGACAACTCATCGT TCAAAGATCCTCCATTATATGCGTCAGATGGCAGTCATCACACCATATGCTCAGTTCCTTTTTAAATTTCTATCTGATGCAGCAGA CAAAAACTTAACAATAAAGTTTGCTCGCCGGACAGATGTTATGCCTCCTGTTCCACTTCAAACAAAGCATCACCCATCTGCAGTTGATTTATTACTGATAAAAGGTTTAGTTGCAGAGACTACAAAGCAAAATCTTTTACAGTTTCTACAACACGAGTTCGTGAATATAAGCAAATCACATGCTGAACGTTTAATTG GGGAGATGGGACCTGATTTCAGTCCAAAAATGACAGTCAAGAGCCTTACTTCTCAGCAATTAGTGCGAATACATCAATTATTTAGGCAGGCTAAGTTCGATGATCCCAGCGGCAAT TGTCTTAGTCCTGCAGGTGAATATAATTTACGCCTGGGTATCATAAAAGAGTTGCACCCTGATATGGTTGCAACACATGCAAGCAG CCCTCAGGTTTTTGAAGGTCACCCATTTATTGTTGAAGCTGGgataagcattggtggaaaagATGTTAAACAA GGTATAAACATCTTTAGGTTTGCAAACAGAATACCACTTCTTTTTGAACAAGGTGCTGACGTCATCACAAGAACTGCTACAAAAAGGATGGT TTGGAGCAGCTACAAAATTAATCAACATCAAGATAAGATTGGTGTCTTTGTGAGCATTGTAAGTACAAAGATACCTTTCAAAGGAACTGGAAAGGAGTACATTGGGGATGACATAACTGAAATATCATCTGCTGTTAAG TCAGCGCTGAAGCAGTGCTGTCTTCAACTGAAGTCTAAGATTGTGAAGAAACTTCAGGCTCGTGAGCGGCAGGACAGGAAAAGGAACCTGAACAG ATATATTCCTGACGTTGCAAGAGCGATTATGGAAACTCTGGTAGAAATTGCAGATCAATCTCCCCCAAAACGGCCACGCTATGATAAGGAAGATGAGGAACTCCTTGAGAAGGTAAATTCTCAGGAGGTGACAGAGATGACATTTAGAGACTGCTTGACTCAGCATGTTGAACAG GTCGACTATGAAATGGCGCTGGACTACGCCATGCAGAGTGGAGTAAGCGAGGAGCCCCGAGAAGCGATATATTTGAACTCACTTGAAGGATCTTACAAGTTTGTCGACTTACAAAGTCCAGTCTTCGTGTTCAGATTTGTTCCTTGA
- the LOC8062034 gene encoding DNA topoisomerase 6 subunit B isoform X3 — MIGLVERQRVDEALYDDFESEKDREKRLAKEARFQEIQAKNAALGKKVKEAPSVRGKGRGEAVLFKVTCKDNGRGMPHDDIPNMLGRVLSGTKYGLRQTRGKFGLGAKMALIWSKMSTGLPIEIKSSMKGQNYTSFCRLDIDIHKNIPHVHLHEKRENKTNWHGAEIEVIIEGNWTTHRSKILHYMRQMAVITPYAQFLFKFLSDAADKNLTIKFARRTDVMPPVPLQTKHHPSAVDLLLIKGLVAETTKQNLLQFLQHEFVNISKSHAERLIGEMGPDFSPKMTVKSLTSQQLVRIHQLFRQAKFDDPSGNCLSPAGEYNLRLGIIKELHPDMVATHASSPQVFEGHPFIVEAGISIGGKDVKQGINIFRFANRIPLLFEQGADVITRTATKRMVWSSYKINQHQDKIGVFVSIVSTKIPFKGTGKEYIGDDITEISSAVKSALKQCCLQLKSKIVKKLQARERQDRKRNLNRYIPDVARAIMETLVEIADQSPPKRPRYDKEDEELLEKVNSQEVTEMTFRDCLTQHVEQVDYEMALDYAMQSGVSEEPREAIYLNSLEGSYKFVDLQSPVFVFRFVP, encoded by the exons ATGATAGGGCTAGTGGAGCGACAGCGTGTTGACGAGGCACTATATGATGATTTTGAGTCAGAAAAGGATCGTGAG AAACGCCTGGCCAAGGAAGCACGTTTCCAAGAAATTCAAGCTAAAAACGCTGCACTTGGGAAGAAAGTTAAGGAGGCTCCATCTGTTCGAGGAAAAGGTCGGGGTGAGGCTGTACTTTTCAAAGTGACTTGCAAG GATAATGGTAGAGGTATGCCACATGATGATATCCCAAATATGCTTGGGAGAG TTTTGTCGGGCACAAAGTATGGTTTGAGGCAAACACGTGGAAAATTTGGACTTGGTGCTAAAATG GCACTTATATGGTCAAAGATGAGCACAGGACTTCCTATTGAAATTAAGTCGTCGATGAAAGGCCAGAACTATACTTCCTTCTGTCGCCTGGACATAGATATTCATAA AAATATCCCTCATGTTCATTTACATGAGAAAAGGGAGAACAAAACTAACTGGCATGGGGCAGAGATTGAAGTTATAATTGAGGGAAATTGGACAACTCATCGT TCAAAGATCCTCCATTATATGCGTCAGATGGCAGTCATCACACCATATGCTCAGTTCCTTTTTAAATTTCTATCTGATGCAGCAGA CAAAAACTTAACAATAAAGTTTGCTCGCCGGACAGATGTTATGCCTCCTGTTCCACTTCAAACAAAGCATCACCCATCTGCAGTTGATTTATTACTGATAAAAGGTTTAGTTGCAGAGACTACAAAGCAAAATCTTTTACAGTTTCTACAACACGAGTTCGTGAATATAAGCAAATCACATGCTGAACGTTTAATTG GGGAGATGGGACCTGATTTCAGTCCAAAAATGACAGTCAAGAGCCTTACTTCTCAGCAATTAGTGCGAATACATCAATTATTTAGGCAGGCTAAGTTCGATGATCCCAGCGGCAAT TGTCTTAGTCCTGCAGGTGAATATAATTTACGCCTGGGTATCATAAAAGAGTTGCACCCTGATATGGTTGCAACACATGCAAGCAG CCCTCAGGTTTTTGAAGGTCACCCATTTATTGTTGAAGCTGGgataagcattggtggaaaagATGTTAAACAA GGTATAAACATCTTTAGGTTTGCAAACAGAATACCACTTCTTTTTGAACAAGGTGCTGACGTCATCACAAGAACTGCTACAAAAAGGATGGT TTGGAGCAGCTACAAAATTAATCAACATCAAGATAAGATTGGTGTCTTTGTGAGCATTGTAAGTACAAAGATACCTTTCAAAGGAACTGGAAAGGAGTACATTGGGGATGACATAACTGAAATATCATCTGCTGTTAAG TCAGCGCTGAAGCAGTGCTGTCTTCAACTGAAGTCTAAGATTGTGAAGAAACTTCAGGCTCGTGAGCGGCAGGACAGGAAAAGGAACCTGAACAG ATATATTCCTGACGTTGCAAGAGCGATTATGGAAACTCTGGTAGAAATTGCAGATCAATCTCCCCCAAAACGGCCACGCTATGATAAGGAAGATGAGGAACTCCTTGAGAAGGTAAATTCTCAGGAGGTGACAGAGATGACATTTAGAGACTGCTTGACTCAGCATGTTGAACAG GTCGACTATGAAATGGCGCTGGACTACGCCATGCAGAGTGGAGTAAGCGAGGAGCCCCGAGAAGCGATATATTTGAACTCACTTGAAGGATCTTACAAGTTTGTCGACTTACAAAGTCCAGTCTTCGTGTTCAGATTTGTTCCTTGA